The Coccidioides posadasii str. Silveira chromosome 3, complete sequence genome contains a region encoding:
- a CDS encoding uncharacterized protein (EggNog:ENOG410PIT0~COG:U~BUSCO:5657at33183) produces the protein MSNTIEALYIYDDLNTPILEHIYRSRPPSARALLPLYLEHSVPRPSVIYLPSASPPVSVFSIVHANLLFLVPSSTETEPLQVLEFLHRVVDVLEDFVGAPLLATKIQSNYDVVGQLLSEMCDAGVVCSTEPNALQEVVEVPGWMNKFLSGVGLPGASPSLGPSNTLKRSLTTMPAASGSAATGPAIPWRRQGVRHTSNELYVDIIESLHVIIAPSGRAISAIANGTIAFNSKISGVPNLLLSLTAPGGQKSLAHKLELPVFHPCVRLARWRERPGDLSFVPPDGRFILAGYEVNLLPVDPDLDEPPTHMEKLFLPATASLQKSLGPNGLDFEVRLTLNTYFPGTNASSRGGGGSNRGSGTSTPSFLGNIGASSTSSSPTLDDVVVTVPIPPSVRYITDIQASRGDATFMPGNEFLEWRVPTTTRDAGSISGTAVLRCTVVGPLDTENADNKEEYDENDDGTPTSSQISRINPLQGYYDEDTLMSQAKSQGLYSPSSSRNKSAASKTDKPHPNALLMPNSVSISFSVRGWLPSGIRVDGLVVDPRRSRGLGEGVKPYKGVKYICVSRKGVERRC, from the exons ATGAGCAATACGATAGAAGCGCTATACATCTACGATGATCTCAA CACGCCCATTCTCGAGCACATCTACCGATCCCGCCCGCCCTCCGCCAGAGCTCTCCTCCCACTTTACCTCGAGCATTCCGTTCCGCGACCGTCCGTGATATATCTTCCAAGTGCTAGCCCTCCCGTCTCTGTATTCTCAATAGTCCACGCgaatcttctctttctcgTACCCAGCAGCACCGAAACAGAACCCCTCCAAGTCCTCGAATTCCTCCACCGCGTCGTCGATGTCCTCGAAGACTTCGTCGGAGCACCGTTGCTGGCAACCAAAATTCAAAGTAACTACGATGTAGTGGGACAGTTATTGAGTGAGATGTGCGACGCGGGTGTGGTGTGCAGTACGGAGCCAAACGCATTACAGGAGGTAGTTGAAGTTCCTGGGTGGATGAACAAGTTCCTGAGCGGAGTGGGATTACCAGG TGCATCCCCGTCCCTTGGACCTTCGAACACGCTCAAAAGGTCGTTAACAACCATGCCCGCAGCTAGCGGTTCTGCAGCCACGGGCCCCGCGATCCCCTGGCGTCGCCAGGGCGTCCGTCACACTTCAAATGAATTATACGTTGATATCATTGAATCTCTCCATGTTATAATTGCTCCATCAGGCCGTGCCATTTCCGCCATAGCGAACGGCACCATCGCCTTTAATTCCAAAATCTCCGGCGTCCCCAACCTCTTGCTCTCTCTAACCGCACCTGGAGGACAAAAGAGTTTGGCACATAAGCTTGAGCTACCTGTCTTCCATCCCTGCGTGCGATTAGCTCGATGGCGCGAGAGACCTGGAGACCTCAGTTTCGTACCGCCAGACGGACGATTCATTCTCGCAGGCTATGAGGTCAATTTACTCCCTGTAGACCCTGACCTGGACGAGCCGCCAACTCATATGGAGAAACTATTCCTTCCAGCAACAGCCTCGTTGCAAAAGTCTCTTGGACCCAATGGGTTAGATTTCGAGGTCCGACTCACTCTGAATACCTACTTTCCAGGTACAAACGCTTCATCACGGGGCGGCGGCGGGTCCAACCGCGGTTCGGGAACCTCAACACCCTCTTTCCTTGGAAATATTGGCGCTAGTAGCACCTCGTCGTCCCCGACTTTAGATGACGTGGTTGTGACCGTGCCAATACCACCTTCCGTCAGGTATATCACTGATATCCAAGCCAGCCGAGGAGACGCGACTTTCATGCCCGGCAACGAATTTTTAGAATGGCGCGTCCCCACCACCACTAGAGATGCGGGAAGCATCTCCGGCACGGCCGTCCTGCGATGTACGGTAGTCGGGCCTCTCGATACAGAAAACGCTGACAACAAGGAGGAATACGATGAGAACGACGACGGCACCCCAACTTCTTCCCAGATATCCCGGATCAACCCCCTCCAAGGCTACTATGACGAGGACACGCTCATGTCCCAAGCTAAATCCCAGGGACTCTACTCGCCTTCTTCGAGTCGCAATAAATCGGCTGCGTCAAAAACCGATAAGCCGCACCCTAACGCCCTTCTCATGCCGAACTCTGTATCTATCTCGTTTTCAGTGCGCGGATGGCTTCCGAGCGGGATCCGTGTAGATGGATTGGTCGTTGACCCGCGACGCAGTCGAGGGTTGGGAGAAGGCGTGAAGCCGTACAAGGGGGTGAAATATATCTGTGTCAGCCGGAAGGGAGTAGAGAGAAGGTGCTGA
- a CDS encoding uncharacterized protein (EggNog:ENOG410PT20~TransMembrane:2 (o34-55i76-94o)) translates to MGHINDAPWDINPKDIENMVNKDKYEDDCLACRLMGSAAFAGLGGYSYVTGMRNLRQQEAAILKSGSKYRMGSRRLGVVSISATLVGLGIWRFMN, encoded by the exons ATGGGCCACATCAATGATGCTCCATGGGACATAAACCCCAAAGATATCGAAAATATGGTTAATAAGGATAAATATGAAGATGATTGTTTGGCCTGTCGTCTCATGG GCAGTGCAGCATTTGCCGGCCTTGGTGGCTATAGTTATGTTACGGGAATGAGAAATCTACGACAGCAAGAAGCGGCTATTTTGAAGAGCGGGTCGAAGTATAGGATGGGCTCGAGGCGGCTTGGAGTGGTGTCGATATCGGCGACTCTTGTGGGACTTGGAATTTGGCGATTTATGAATTAA
- a CDS encoding uncharacterized protein (EggNog:ENOG410PQR1~COG:S~BUSCO:12353at33183): MDSMRSLNSSLPSSSSSSQPPEMLLQAFKTAALSVTNLYKSAVADQTQSRHLGYQDALEDLRAFLDREGIGLGDGEANKVRSWIADRIDGTGAVANDSDDERVDCEKRNRSTSPNTVRKDTADAARANRQSRSASPPRPEPTIQPQTSSTNESATFARPPLFTFTAGPQFPAPPQEDVDMRTSDGSAPTQADSQVSPPHITSPSLRLEVLPRGPRTPHRSNSRHNGRSSTRDPAATIGSKRKFHFGDFFDISNIGNGKDVFGGGKRGRFI, from the coding sequence ATGGATTCTATGCGGTCCCTCAACAGTTCCTTGccttcatcgtcatcatcgtcacAACCCCCCGAAATGCTACTTCAAGCTTTCAAAACCGCCGCCCTCTCTGTCACAAACCTCTACAAGAGCGCTGTTGCCGACCAAACACAGTCACGACACCTCGGCTATCAGGACGCCCTCGAAGACCTTCGAGCCTTTCTAGATCGAGAAGGAATTGGCCTCGGCGACGGCGAAGCCAACAAGGTTCGCAGCTGGATAGCAGATAGGATAGATGGCACAGGGGCCGTTGCAAATGACAGTGACGATGAACGAGTGGATTGCGAGAAGAGAAACCGAAGCACTTCGCCCAACACGGTGCGGAAAGATACCGCTGACGCTGCTCGCGCAAATCGACAATCCAGATCCGCGTCTCCACCCCGACCTGAACCTACAATCCAACCCCAGACATCGTCCACAAACGAATCCGCCACTTTCGCTCGCCCTCCGCTCTTCACCTTCACTGCCGGTCCACAATTCCCTGCTCCGCCGCAAGAGGACGTTGATATGCGGACGTCTGACGGTTCTGCCCCGACGCAGGCCGATTCCCAAGTCAGCCCTCCACACATAACCTCCCCTTCCCTCCGGCTCGAGGTCCTTCCTCGCGGGCCTCGCACCCCTCACCGAAGCAACTCCCGACACAATGGCCGCTCATCGACGAGAGATCCGGCGGCGACCATTGGATCGAAACGAAAATTCCACTTTGGCGACTTCTTCGATATTTCAAACATAGGGAATGGAAAAGATGTCTTTGGGGGAGGCAAGCGGGGCCGGTTCATATAG
- the ISW2 gene encoding chromatin remodeling complex Adenosinetriphosphatase (EggNog:ENOG410PG55~COG:K~BUSCO:688at33183): MAPSPNVEIPSEVDAPMVDVNGERATDAAEDHADQIMTDYQDTPDYTDSDTHPNTTASSVAGDLAPIDGRKRRSEAFQLRKSVLGKKHGRLDESKEDDSIRRFRYLLGLTDLFRHFIDTNPNPRIKAIMAEIDRQNEKETEKKKSSTRKGGASGERRRRTEQEEDAELLKDEKQGGPAETVFRESPSFIKGGEMRDYQIAGLNWLISLHENGISGILADEMGLGKTLQTISFLGYLRHICGITGPHLITVPKSTLDNWNREFSKWTPEVNVLVLQGAKEERHQLINDRLIDEKFDVCITSYEMVLREKSHLKKFAWEYIIVDEAHRIKNEESSLAQIIRLFNSRNRLLITGTPLQNNLHELWALLNFLLPDVFGDSEAFDQWFSNQEADQDTVVQQLHRVLRPFLLRRVKSDVEKSLLPKKEVNLYIGMSEMQVKWYQKILEKDIDAVNGAQGKRESKTRLLNIVMQLRKCCNHPYLFEGAEPGPPYTTDEHLVDNAGKMVILDKLLKRLKNQGSRVLIFSQMSRVLDILEDYCVFREHAYCRIDGSTAHEDRIAAIDDYNRPESDKFIFLLTTRAGGLGINLTSADIVILYDSDWNPQADLQAMDRAHRIGQTKQVVVFRFVTENAIEEKVLERAAQKLRLDQLVIQQGRAQQQTKNAASKDELLSMIQHGAASVFNSSGGTGTLAGGKDISEDDIDRILKKGEERTAELNKKYEKLGIDDLQKFTSDNAYEWNGEDFTNRKKDIGLNWINPAKRERKEQSYSIDNYYRQTIPTGGRTADPKPKVPKAPKQIAVHDWQFFPPKLRELQDKETAYFHKEIGYKAVLPEGTEEDLSDREAERELEQQEIDNAIPLTEEEKAEKERLSEQGFATWNRRDFQQFVNGSAKFGRTDYEGIATEVDSKIPEEIKEYAKVFWKRYTELQDYPKYLRSIEQGEEKLRKMNHQRKLLRKKMEQYRVPLQQLKINYNVSTTNKKVYTEEEDRFLLVMLDKHGVDGEGLHEKIREEIRESPLFRFDWFFLSRTPVEISRRCTTLLNTVAKEFEADGNVPNGHAGKGRGRDRDDDMENGEVNGPAKKRSKNGAVNKKLKAVKSAGGSKATSTATSRAGSVSSTVVTTKSKGRKK; encoded by the exons ATGGCCCCGTCACCCAACGTTGAGATCCCCTCGGAGGTAGACGCACCCATGGTCGATGTCAACGGAGAACGGGCCACAGATGCGGCGGAAGATCACGCCGATCAGATCATGACG GATTACCAAGATACGCCTGATTACACG GATTCGGACACTCACCCAAATACAACTGCCAGCAGCGTTGCCGGTGATTTGGCGCCGATTGATGGTCGAAAACGTAGATCAGAGGCTTTTCAACTCCGCAAGTCAGTCCTGGGCAAGAAGCATGGACGTCTTGACGAATCTAAG GAAGACGATTCCATTCGAAGGTTTCGGTACCTGCTTGGGCTCACAGACTTATTTCGCCACTTCATAGACACCAACCCAAATCCGCGAATTAAGGCGATTATGGCCGAGATTGACCGCCAAAATGAGAAGGaaacagaaaagaagaaaagttCGACCCGTAAAGGTGGCGCCAGCGGCGAACGTCGTCGGAGAACcgaacaagaagaagatgcgGAACTTTTGAAAGATGAAAAACAAGGTGGGCCTGCGGAGACGGTCTTTCGGGAGTCTCCCTCGTTCATCAAAGGTGGTGAGATGCGGGATTACCAGATTGCTGGTCTGAACTGGCTTATCTCGTTGCATGAGAACGGTATATCGGGAATTCTAGCGGACGAAATGGGTCTCGGCAAAACATTGCAGACAATCTCCTTCTTAGGTTACTTACGGCACATTTGTGGCATTACTGGCCCCCACCTGATCACAGTTCCTAAATCAACCCTGGATAACTGGAACCGCGAGTTTTCAAAATGGACGCCGGAAGTGAATGTGCTTGTCCTTCAAGGAGCCAAGGAAGAGCGTCACCAGCTTATCAACGACCGCCTCATCGATGAAAAGTTCGACGTATGCATCACTAGCTATGAGATGGTCCTTCGCGAGAAGTCCCATCTCAAAAAGTTCGCATGGGAGTATATCATCGTCGACGAGGCTCATCGTATTAAGAACGAAGAGTCGTCTCTTGCTCAAATTATCCGCCTATTTAACTCCCGAAACCGACTGCTCATCACCGGTACCCCGCTGCAAAACAATTTGCATGAACTCTGGGCTTTGCTCAACTTCTTACTACCCGACGTTTTTGGCGATTCAGAAGCGTTTGACCAATGGTTCTCCAATCAAGAAGCCGACCAAGACACTGTGGTTCAGCAACTTCATCGAGTTTTGCGGCCATTCTTGTTGCGACGAGTCAAGAGTGATGTCGAGAAGAGCTTACTTCCTAAGAAGGAGGTTAACCTCTACATTGGCATGTCAGAAATGCAGGTCAAATGGTACCAGAAAATTCTCGAGAAAGATATCGATGCGGTAAATGGCGCACAGGGCAAGCGAGAATCGAAAACTCGACTCTTAAACATTGTGATGCAGCTTCGTAAATGCTGTAATCACCCGTATCTTTTCGAAGGTGCAGAACCGGGACCGCCTTATACCACCGATGAACATTTGGTCGACAACGCCGGAAAAATGGTTATTCTTGATAAACTTTTGAAACGGTTAAAAAATCAGGGCAGCAGAGTTTTGATATTTTCCCAGATGAGTCGCGTACTCGATATCTTGGAGGATTACTGCGTTTTTAGAGAGCATGCATACTGCCGGATAGACGGTTCAACTGCTCATGAAGACCGCATCGCGGCAATCGACGACTACAATCGGCCGGAATCCGATAAGTTCATATTCCTACTAACAACAAGAGCCGGTGGCTTGGGAATCAACCTTACTTCTGCCGATATCGTCATCCTCTACGATAGCGACTGGAACCCGCAAGCTGATCTACAGGCCATGGACAGAGCCCATCGTATCGGTCAAACAAAACAAGTCGTTGTTTTCAGGTTTGTTACCGAAAATGCTATTGAAGAAAAGGTATTGGAGCGAGCAGCCCAAAAGCTGAGATTGGACCAACTTGTCATTCAGCAAGGCCGGGCCCAGCAACAAACCAAAAACGCGGCTTCGAAGGATGAACTTCTTAGTATGATCCAGCACGGTGCCGCAAGCGTCTTCAACAGTTCGGGAGGTACTGGAACCCTAGCCGGAGGGAAAGATATTTCGGAAGATGATATTGACCGGATACTGAAGAAGGGTGAAGAAAGAACAGCTGAACTGAACAAGAAATATGAAAAACTCGGTATCGACGATTTGCAGAAGTTTACTTCCGATAATGCGTACGAATGGAATGGAGAAGATTTCACCAATCGCAAGAAGGACATTGGCCTCAATTGGATCAATCCAGCGAAACGTGAACGAAAGGAACAATCCTATTCTATCGATAACTACTATCGGCAAACAATACCTACTGGAGGACGGACAGCCGACCCAAAGCCCAAGGTTCCCAAAGCTCCAAAGCAGATTGCCGTCCACGATTGGCAATTTTTCCCACCCAAACTTCGGGAACTCCAGGATAAAGAGACCGCGTATTTCCACAAGGAAATCGGATACAAAGCTGTTCTTCCAGAAGGTACAGAGGAGGACTTGAGCGACAGAGAAGCAGAGCGTGAACTTGAGCAGCAAGAAATTGACAATGCAATCCCTCTCacggaagaagaaaaggctGAAAAGGAAAGGCTCTCAGAGCAAGGGTTTGCGACTTGGAACCGTCGTGATTTCCAACAGTTCGTCAATGGATCCGCCAAATTTGGCAGGACGGATTACGAAGGCATTGCAACTGAGGTTGACAGTAAGATCCCTGAGGAAATCAAGGAATATGCCAAAGTTTTCTGGAAGCGGTACACGGAGCTCCAGGATTATCCCAAATACTTGCGCTCCATTGAGCAAGGTGAAGAAAAACTGCGCAAAATGAACCACCAGCGCAAGCTACTTCGCAAAAAGATGGAGCAATATCGCGTGCCTCTCCAACAACTCAAGATCAACTACAACGTGTCGACTACGAACAAAAAGGTATACACCGAAGAAGAGGATCGATTTTTGCTCGTCATGCTTGATAAACACGGTGTTGACGGCGAAGGCTTGCATGAGAAGATCCGGGAAGAAATAAGAGAAAGCCCTCTTTTCCGATTCGACTGGTTCTTCTTGAGCCGCACTCCAGTCGAAATCAGCCGAAGATGTACAACTCTGTTGAATACTGTGGCTAAAGAATTCGAGGCGGATGGAAATGTACCCAATGGCCATGCCGGTAAGGGAAGAGGACGAGACCGGGACGATGATATGGAAAATGGCGAGGTAAATGGCCCTGCAAAGAAAAGGTCAAAGAACGGGGCGGTG AACAAGAAACTCAAAGCAGTTAAATCAGCCGGTGGAAGCAAGGCCACCTCAACTGCAACCTCTAGAGCAGGAAGCGTTTCTTCCACTGTAGTCACCACCAAATCAAAAGGTAGAAAAAAATAG
- a CDS encoding uncharacterized protein (EggNog:ENOG410PP14~COG:A~BUSCO:7497at33183), with translation MSSLLKCRCLSRAAQGFIERTALTVRNGVRLLSLNSAISNGIRRGRYVDSSPEDRTWSRSKPVPQQGERRRKPQRRESRGNSTRGRGSYDLRLQASQKRSPKKGPNGTDEDVLNKQVSLFTKVSRVPPPAIPYMSAVSEFIYGFHPVRSAIRAGRRKIYALYLCERPTNQLSGSGLNSLQKLAVTAGAKVKIVSSEWSQALSRVCKEVNHQGIVAEVSPLPKLPALSYEQVASLPVTNFNVKVAPQSKEEAAVNGTSGLIPLTSLRQDSYDDHRTQHNPRYPFTLLLDGIVDPHNLGAILRSAYYFGADAVAFSSRNSAPLSPVVMKSSSGAAEHIPLISIHDTVSFIDASRRNGWRFFAAEPPASVAPDSKNKNIVSSKNLPNELQNYPCVLMLGNEGDGLSKELKSKADASVVVDCPRKHIVDEVDSLNVAVASGILCEAFMRGSGVRSRANATSSFLPIPGPVRQDSCIQEEANDVKFTPREKKDADKERIF, from the coding sequence ATGAGCTCGCTGTTGAAATGCCGATGTTTGTCCAGGGCCGCTCAAGGGTTCATTGAGAGAACCGCGCTCACTGTGCGCAATGGCGTTCGTCTCCTTTCTCTAAATTCGGCGATCTCCAATGGAATCCGCAGGGGCCGCTATGTCGATTCCTCACCTGAAGACAGGACTTGGTCCCGGTCCAAACCAGTGCCGCAGCAAGGGGAACGGAGAAGAAAGCCCCAACGGCGGGAATCACGGGGAAATTCTACACGGGGACGGGGGAGCTATGATTTGAGGCTCCAGGCCTCGCAGAAGAGGAGTCCCAAGAAGGGGCCCAACGGGACGGACGAGGATGTGCTCAACAAGCAGGTATCATTATTCACCAAGGTTTCACGCGTCCCTCCTCCAGCTATCCCGTATATGTCTGCTGTCTCCGAGTTTATATACGGCTTTCATCCAGTTAGGTCAGCTATACGCGCTGGCCGGCGCAAGATCTATGCCTTGTACCTCTGCGAAAGGCCTACGAATCAACTCTCCGGTTCCGGACTCAACAGCCTACAAAAACTGGCAGTTACAGCAGGCGCTAAAGTGAAGATTGTTTCTTCTGAATGGTCGCAAGCCCTCTCCCGGGTCTGCAAGGAGGTAAATCATCAAGGAATTGTTGCGGAAGTGTCTCCACTGCCAAAACTCCCTGCACTAAGCTATGAGCAGGTGGCTTCATTGCCAGTGACAAATTTTAATGTCAAGGTAGCACCGCAGTCAAAAGAAGAGGCCGCGGTCAATGGCACAAGCGGTCTCATTCCGCTTACTTCATTACGGCAAGACTCCTACGACGATCATCGTACCCAACATAACCCACGATACCCTTTCACTCTTCTCCTTGATGGAATTGTGGATCCGCACAATCTAGGTGCCATTCTTAGAAGTGCGTACTACTTCGGTGCTGACGCTGTCGCATTCTCCTCGCGTAACTCAGCCCCATTATCCCCCGTGGTTATGAAATCCTCCTCCGGTGCCGCCGAACACATACCTCTAATCTCCATTCACGATACCGTTTCCTTTATAGATGCCTCGCGCCGCAATGGCTGGCGTTTCTTCGCTGCCGAACCTCCCGCATCCGTAGCGCCCGACAGCAAGAATAAAAATATCGTTTCATCCAAAAATTTACCAAACGAACTCCAAAACTATCCATGTGTCCTAATGCTCGGGAACGAGGGAGATGGTCTATCCAAAGAGCTGAAGTCTAAAGCCGATGCATCCGTGGTGGTTGATTGTCCACGAAAACATATTGTGGATGAGGTGGATAGTTTAAATGTTGCCGTTGCTTCTGGGATCCTATGCGAAGCATTCATGCGCGGATCAGGCGTACGCAGTCGAGCAAATGCGACAAGTTCTTTTCTCCCGATTCCTGGACCAGTGAGACAAGATTCCTGTATCCAAGAGGAAGCAAACGATGTCAAATTTACACCGCGGGAGAAAAAGGATGCCGATAAGGAACGTATCTTTTGA